The proteins below are encoded in one region of Daucus carota subsp. sativus mitochondrion, complete sequence:
- the matR gene encoding maturase: MKEAIRMVLESIYDPEFPDTSHFRSGRGCHSALRRIKGEWGTSRWFLEFDIRKCFHTIDRHRLIPIFKEEIDDPKFFYPIQKVFSAGRPVGGEKGPYSVPHSVLLSALPGNIYLHKLDQEIGRIRQKYEIPIVQRIRSVLLKTGRIDDQENSGEEASFNAPQDNRAFIVGRVKSIQRKAAFHSLVSSWHTPPTSTPRLRGDQKTPFVFPPSSALAAFLNKPSSLLCAAFLIEAAGLAPKAEFYGRERCNNNLAMSSFFKYCKRKSLLIEPGREAVLVIGSERGLARKLAPLKSHYLIRICYARYADDLLLGIVGAVELLIEIQKRIAHFLQSGLNLWVGSAGSTTIAARSTIEFLGTVIREVPPRTTPIQLLRELEKRLRVKHRIHITACHLRSAIHSKFRNLGNSIPIKELTKGMSGTGSLLDAVQLAETLGTAGVRSPQVSVLWGTVKHIRQGSRGISLLHSSGRSKAPSDVQQAVSRSGMSVRKLSLYTPASRKAAGEGGGHWARSISSEFPIQIEAPIKKILRRLRDRGLISRRRPWPIHVACLTNVSDGDIVNWSAGIAISPLSYYRCRDNLYQVRTIVDHQIRWSAIFTPAHKHKSSARNIIPKYSKDSNIVNQEGGKTLAEFPNSIELGKLGSGQDPNNKEHSTTSLV, encoded by the coding sequence ATGAAAGAGGCGATCAGAATGGTACTCGAATCCATTTACGATCCCGAGTTTCCAGACACATCGCACTTCCGCTCGGGTCGAGGCTGCCACTCGGCCCTAAGACGGATCAAAGGAGAGTGGGGAACCTCTCGCTGGTTTTTGGAATTCGACATCAGGAAGTGTTTTCACACCATCGACCGACATCGACTCATCCCAATCTTTAAGGAAGAGATCGACGATCCCAAGTTCTTTTACCCCATTCAGAAAGTCTTTTCCGCCGGACGACCCGTAGGAGGTGAGAAGGGCCCTTACTCTGTCCCACACAGTGTATTACTATCGGCCCTACCAGGCAACATCTACCTACACAAGCTCGATCAGGAGATAGGGAGGATCCGACAGAAGTACGAAATTCCGATTGTTCAGAGAATCAGATCGGTTCTATTAAAGACAGGCCGTATTGATGACCAAGAAAACTCTGGAGAAGAAGCAAGCTTCAACGCTCCCCAAGACAACAGAGCCTTCATTGTGGGGAGGGTAAAGAGCATCCAACGCAAAGCGGCCTTTCATTCCCTTGTTTCGTCGTGGCACACCCCCCCCACAAGCACCCCCCGGCTCAGGGGGGACCAGAAAACGCCTTTCGTTTTCCCCCCTTCGTCGGCCCTTGCCGCCTTCCTTAACAAGCCCTCGAGCCTCCTTTGCGCCGCCTTCCTCATAGAAGCCGCCGGGTTGGCCCCGAAGGCCGAATTCTATGGTAGAGAACGCTGTAATAATAATTTGGCCATGAGCTCCTTTTTTAAGTATTGCAAAAGAAAGAGCCTGCTGATAGAGCCAGGCAGGGAGGCGGTACTAGTTATCGGGTCAGAGAGAGGCCTGGCCCGCAAGCTGGCCCCCTTAAAAAGCCATTACTTAATAAGGATTTGTTACGCGCGATATGCCGACGACTTACTACTGGGAATCGTGGGTGCCGTAGAGCTTCTCATAGAAATACAAAAACGGATCGCCCACTTCCTACAATCCGGCCTGAACCTTTGGGTAGGCTCTGCAGGATCAACAACAATAGCTGCACGGAGTACGATAGAATTCCTCGGTACGGTCATTCGGGAAGTCCCTCCGAGGACGACTCCCATACAACTCTTGCGAGAGCTGGAAAAGCGTCTACGGGTAAAGCACCGTATCCATATAACTGCTTGCCACCTACGCTCCGCCATCCACTCCAAGTTTAGGAACCTAGGTAATAGTATCCCGATCAAAGAGCTGACGAAGGGGATGAGCGGAACAGGGAGTCTACTGGACGCGGTTCAACTAGCGGAGACTCTTGGAACGGCTGGAGTAAGAAGTCCCCAAGTGAGCGTATTATGGGGGACCGTCAAGCACATCCGGCAAGGATCAAGGGGGATCTCGTTGTTGCATAGCTCAGGTCGAAGCAAGGCGCCATCGGACGTTCAACAGGCAGTCTCACGATCGGGCATGAGTGTTCGGAAGTTGTCATTGTATACTCCCGCGAGTCGGAAGGCGGCGGGGGAAGGGGGGGGACACTGGGCGAGATCTATCAGCAGCGAATTCCCCATACAAATAGAGGCGCCTATCAAAAAGATACTCCGAAGGCTTCGGGATCGGGGTCTCATTAGCCGAAGAAGACCCTGGCCAATCCACGTGGCCTGCTTGACGAACGTCAGCGACGGAGACATCGTAAATTGGTCCGCGGGCATCGCGATAAGTCCTCTGTCCTACTACAGGTGCCGCGACAACCTTTACCAAGTCCGAACGATTGTCGACCACCAGATCCGCTGGTCTGCAATATTCACCCCGGCCCACAAGCACAAATCCTCGGCGCGGAATATAATCCCAAAGTACTCCAAAGACTCAAATATAGTCAACCAAGAAGGTGGTAAGACCCTTGCAGAGTTCCCCAACAGCATAGAGCTTGGGAAGCTCGGATCCGGTCAAGATCCGAACAACAAGGAGCACTCAACTACTAGTCTAGTCTAG
- the rpl2 gene encoding ribosomal protein L2, translated as MAIHLYKTSTPSTRNRTVDSRVKSNPRNNLIYGQHRCGKGRNARGIITAGHRGGGHKRLYRKIDFRRNEKDIYGRIVTIEYDPNRNAYICLIHYGDGEKRYILHPRGAIIGDTIVSGTEVPIKMGNALPLMPLGTAIHNIEITRGRGGQLARAAGAVAKLIAKEGKSATLKLPSGEVRLISKNCSATVGQVGNVGVNQKSLGRAGSKRWLGKRPVVRGVVMNPVDHPHGGGEGRAPIGRKKPQPLGVILHLGEEVEKGINIVII; from the exons ATGGCGATACATTTATACAAAACTTCTACCCCGAGCACACGCAATCGAACCGTAGACAGTCGAGTGAAATCCAATCCACGAAATAATTTGATCTATGGACAGCATCGTTGTGGGAAAGGTCGTAATGCCAGAGGAATCATTACCGCAGGGCATAGAGGGGGAGGTCATAAGCGTCTATACCGTAAAATCGATTTTCGACGGAATGAAAAAGACATATATGGTAGAATCGTAACCATAGAATACGACCCTAATCGAAATGCATACATCTGTCTCATACACTATGGGGATGGTGAGAAGAGATATATTTTACATCCCAGAGGGGCTATAATTGGAGATACCATTGTTTCTGGTACAGAAGTTCCTATAAAAATGGGAAATGCCCTACCTTTG ATGCCCTTAGGCACGGCCATACATAACATAGAAATCACACGTGGAAGGGGTGGACAATTAGCTAGAGCAGCGGGTGCTGTAGCGAAACTGATTGCAAAAGAGGGGAAATCGGCCACATTAAAATTACCTTCTGGGGAGGTCCGTTTGATATCCAAAAACTGCTCAGCAACGGTCGGACAAGTGGGGAATGTTGGGGTGAACCAGAAAAGTTTGGGTAGAGCCGGATCTAAGCGTTGGCTAGGTAAGCGTCCTGTAGTAAGAGGAGTCGTTATGAATCCTGTAGACCATCCACACGGGGGTGGTGAAGGTAGGGCCCCAATTGGGAGAAAAAAACCACAACCCCTTGGGGTTATCCTGCACTTGGGAGAAGAAGTAGAAAAAGGAATAAATATAGTGATAATTTGA
- the ccmB gene encoding cytochrome c maturation protein CcmB, giving the protein MRRLFLSLYHKQIFPSTPITSFSLFLSYIVVTPLMLGFEKDFSCHSHLGPIRIPPLFPFPSAPFPRNDKEDGTLELYYLSAYCLPKILLLQLVGHWVIQISRVFCGFPMLQLPYQFGRSGMDRLNIPLGSLVLTLLCGIHSRSALGITSSSGWNSLQNPTTSPTSLPPTLSRTSIETEWFHVLSSIGYSSPFVSLSPILVSISSQD; this is encoded by the coding sequence ATGAGACGACTCTTTCTTTCACTATATCATAAACAGATCTTCCCCTCCACACCAATCACGAGTTTTTCTCTATTCCTCTCGTATATCGTCGTAACACCCTTAATGCTAGGTTTTGAAAAAGACTTTTCATGTCATTCCCATTTAGGTCCGATTCGGATCCCTCCGCTGTTTCCTTTTCCTTCCGCACCTTTTCCTCGAAATGATAAAGAAGATGGTACACTTGAATTGTATTATTTAAGTGCTTATTGCTTGCCAAAAATCCTACTTCTACAATTGGTAGGTCACTGGGTTATTCAAATAAGTCGTGTTTTCTGTGGTTTTCCCATGTTACAACTTCCGTACCAATTCGGTCGATCCGGAATGGATCGGTTAAACATTCCATTAGGGAGCCTGGTCTTGACTCTTCTGTGTGGTATTCATTCTCGTTCGGCTCTTGGAATCACATCCAGCAGTGGTTGGAACAGCTTGCAAAATCCAACCACTTCACCTACTTCATTGCCCCCAACCCTTTCTCGTACCTCTATTGAAACAGAATGGTTTCATGTTCTTTCATCGATTGGTTATTCCTCTCCGTTTGTATCTCTTTCTCCAATTTTGGTCTCGATTAGTTCACAAGATTGA